CCCTGGGCCTTGAGAAGttaaatagttttaatttctggccATGTGTCTCATGAACAAAGTTTATTTTCATTGGCATCTTCTATGGGGTTTGAAGATAAGGATTTAATATTTAGCAGGACTTGGGGTTCTTTTCAGACCCAGTAGTCAAAGCCCCGTGACTCACTGGCACAAGAACTTTAAAAGCACATATAGAAAGTCACACGGATGTAataaccttaattttaaaaaaagttttaatctcAGTTTTTTTCCCTAAACAAATCAAAACTTAGTAATAATGACAtagaaattattttgataaagCATAAAATCTGTTTATTAGGCCAGTTACCCAAAGGCAAAAGAGAGACCTTCTGCAGTGCGACTGCTGTTCCCTATGGGGAGTTCCATTTAGATAAGTTCAAGTCAAAAGTAATGCAAAAGGTACTTGAACTAGTTAGACATAGGAAGAATGTTGCCTGGATCATAAATGCAAATTTTCAGATCCATAGAACAATTTAAAGCCAAGAGCACAGAATATTATGTTGGAAGGAAACACTTTCTTTAGACCtttaagataaaacatttttagcaTCAGATCACAACAAACAGAAAccgaaggaggaaaaaaaaaactgtacaggAGCTGAAAATGAGTTGAAGGAGAGTTATTATTTCAGACTTTTAACGGAGAGAAAGCTGAAAACACGAGGCACAAAGTTGAATTTTGCATTAAAAATCATaatgtcttataattttattaaggGTAAAGCAAATACCTTAAGAAAATATCATTGTTCTAATCAATCCTTTAGTGtataagtgtttttttctttaaatatcaaaacccaatctctagaaAAACCATTATAAATGATTTCCCTTTAATTACAGACAACTTGatcttataagatttttttttattttcataattgagATTTTATTGGTTGAGGATCAGTACAGACATTTCAATTTGTACATAAATCTTAACATACATAACGAAATTCTAAAAAGCCATGtattgtaattcttttttaaagttattccaGTGACTTTCCAGcttaaaatttggaagcaaattTTCCTTAAGAGGCTATCAAGTACCAGTATCTTCACATGTTGGTCAGCTGTTACATACGGCCCACCAGTTCACAACTCAATAGCACGTACACTACATGTTCAAATTTTTAATCTTTCACAGCACAGTAACCAAGTGATTAGGAAAAGAGGACTACCACAACCAAAGATGTTACAGAGTACACACAGTTCTGACAGGGAGAGCCATGATCAAGGAGTGGTTTTCTTTAGGAAACAATTCTACTAAAAAACAACATGGGAATAGAAGTAATTTAAAACATTCAAGACATTAAATGCAGGACTGACTCCATATGGCCATTTAATATGCTTTGTATTATAGGATATAAAAACTAACCCCCCCATCTATGGAATGTTAAGCTGACACCCGAGACAGTCAGAGCCTCCCGTAATTCAATATCCCACACTATTTTCTGGTTgtaccaaaaaataaacaaccagcAAATGATTTCACCTCTTAAAAAAAGcatttacacttaaaaaatggGATGAGGTGGGATTCCCtccttcttaaaaatgtttctagagCTACTAAAAAACTTGCATTTACAAAATAGTTGATAAAAATATTCCTCTGGATTGTACAAGAAGGGAGACAGGGACCACTGATAAGACATGGTATATGGTATTAATCAGACttggcttctttctctcctgcttcaTCAGAGGCTGGACTCTCCTCAGTTTTCGTTTCCCTGTTTACTGCAGGTAAATCTTTAGTTTCTTGGTTAGCCACTTCGGCCTGTTTTCCCTTTGctctccttttcccttttgtttgcacttttttgtctgaagaTTTATCCTTCGCTGCTGCCTTTTTTGGCTTCACTTCCACTTTTGCAGGAGGTTTAGCTGACAACCGCGCCGatctcctcttgggctcttccttGGCGGCCCCTTTGGCGGAGCTGACCTTCCTCTTGGGCATCCTGGTGGCAGGGAGGGTGCGTGCCGGGTGCCTGTGGGCTGCGGCGCGCCGAGAGCCTTCGCGAAACTGGGCTGCCTGGCCGCTGCCACTCCTCCCGCCACCCGAGCTGCTGAGACCCACCGATCATATAAGATTTgatcccacatttttttttttttttcttaaaaggaggAACTGAGCTGTGGCCAGACCATTCATGATATGCTTGGACTTCCTGGTTTGTCCTGACCTTCCCTCTTTCTTAAATAACCAATCATTTTATTCTGGGACAAAAAATTACCATATAAGATTCtttatcatataaaattatttttaagctttCTTACCAAAAATACTTCTTTGTTTCTATACCTTTCTTTACATATCTCTTATTTCCCGGTtctttttaccttgttttatacataacctttaaataacctttgaattagacaaaaattacTCACCCTTTAACaagaacacacacattttttagaaaaaatgttttcctacaatacatattttttaattagaaaacacCCATTTAATGAAATACCTATTATTTAACTTTAGGTTCTAAATTATGGCAAGTTTATCTACAAGTATTTATCCCATcacatttacctaattattttattttaatagtttacctagattatttatgaaaactgcaACAGTCACCAAAGTTATTTTCCTGTCAACCATTTTATAGCTTGTGAATTTCAGGCATTTATCTGAGTTAGAATCTTAAGATTGAATACATGGTTATTTTACCAAATAATTCAGGATTTAGCTGTCTTCATTAAACCAATAATAATGTCTTTTTTGTGAAAGATTACACATGCAAAGATCATTCTGTTTTGGGCTGGGTTTATCATTTAATAACCTTTAtgacagctgggcacggtggctcaggcctgtaatcccaccattttgggaggctgagatgggcggatcacgaggtcaggagatcgagaccatcctggctaacacggtgaaaccccgtctctactaaaagtacaaaaaaattagctgggcgcctgtagtcccagccactcgggaggctgaggcaggagaatggcgtgaaccctggaggcggaacttgcagtgagccgagatcgcaccactgcactccagcctgggcgacagaggcagACTccgttcaaaaaataaaataaaataaaataagctttatgacaaattttgacaccttataaTATTTGGCAGGGATAAGTATGAAATCTCTTGatcaataaatgaaacaaaaatgtatacTGACATTTCTGAAGATATTTGTAATATTACtctaccaataattttaaagctagcttattaAAAACTCTACTTAAGTCATGTGAGCTTGAAAAGCATTTGagcttattatttaatttatgagtACTCTTTAAGCCAAATTTGGTACCTTGTGGCAGAAAACATATAACCAAATACGtctacatacacataaacacacacacatacacactcatataaACAAATATCCTAGAGCATTTACTTCAGAACTGTAGCCATAAGATATTAATAACAACTCATTGGTttccaaaaacaataacaaaaagaaacgGTTAGGTGCAAACAGTGGATTTTATCTCAGTAGAAAAGTAACAACAGacttaaagcaggcagaaaagaaagcagagagatAGAGAACTCAGGAGCTTTATAGTTGCAGATTGACCTTCAGGCTCTGAATTTTCCTTGATGTAATCTGCCTGTCAGTTTAAAATGTGCACAAGAACAGACCTAACGCGTGAGCAGCTGGAGCAGTAGAAAATCCGGCATGCCCTTCCATTTACACAGCCACTTGCGAGTACAGGAGCCATGAAACCAAATGGGCTTCCAAGGGGGGTTGTTCTCCTTGTCTTTCCTTATTCTTAGATGATGTgtttcccacattttttttttcttaaaaggaggAACTGAGCTGTGGCCTAGGGTTTAGTGTGGTGGGTCAATATGTGGTGGGTCACACAGGACTCCACAGTGCATCACACCACACAGGACTCCACAGTGCATCACACCACACAGGACTCCACAGTGCATCACACCACACAGGACTCCACAGTGCATCACACCACACAGGACTCCACAGTGCATCACACCACACAGGACTCCACAGTGCATCACACCACACAGGACTCCACAGTGCATCACACCACACAGGACTCCACAGTGCATCACACCACACAGGACTCCACAGTGCATCACACCACACAGGACTCCACAGTGCATCACACCACACAGGACTCCACAGTGCATCACACCACACAGGACTCCACAGTGCATCACACCACACAGGACTCCACAGTGCATCACACCACACAGGACTCCACAGTGCATCACACCACACAGGACTCCACAGTGCATCACACCACACAGGACTCCACAGTGCATCACACCACACAGGACTCCACAGTGCATCACACCACACAGGACTCCACAGTGCATCACACCACACAGGACTCCACAGTGCATCACACCACACAGGACTCCACAGTGCATCACACCACACAGGACTCCACAGTGCATCACACCACACAGGACTCCACAGTGCATCACACCACACAGGACTCCACAGTGCATCACACCACACAGGACTCCACAGTGCATCACACCACACAGGACTCCACAGTGCATCACACCACACAGGACTCCACAGTGCATCACACCACACAGGACTCCACAGTGCATCACACCACACAGGACTCCACAGTGCATCACACCACACAGGACTCCACAGTGCATCACACCACACAGGACTCCACAGTGCATCACACCACACAGGACTCCACAGTGCATCACACCACACAGGACTCCACAGTGCATCACACCACACAGGACTCCACAGTGCATCACACCACACAGGACTCCACAGTGCATCACACCACACAGGACTCCACAGTGCATCACACCACACAGGACTCCACAGTGCATCACACCACACAGGACTCCACAGTGCATCACACCACACAGGACTCCACAGTGCATCACACCACACAGGACTCCACAGTGCATCACACCACACAGGACTCCACAGTGCATCACACCACACAGGACTCCACAGTGCATCACACCACACAGGACTCCACAGTGCATCACACCACACAGGACTCCACAGTGCATCACACCACACAGGACTCCACAGTGCATCACACCACACAGGACTCCACAGTGCATCACACCACACAGGACTCCACAGTGCATCACACCACACAGGACTCCACAGTGCATCACCACTGAATTGTTTCGGCCCtcttttgtgtctcagtttctctctccagaGGTCTAGCACCTCTGGGAGGGTTCAAAGCTTGGGGTGAGCAGCTCCTATATGTGCTCCCTGGATGAgccttttaaaactaattttgttGGCAATTCCCTGTAGGGCTACTGCACATCACATGGAGGCAACCCCCAGACACTCCCACTTGGCCTCCAGTCACCCAGGGGCACCTTTTGACTGGGAGGAGCAAAATGCCCTTTCTCTTCGGAGTTGAGGAAACTCAGTCTCTCATTTATCTATGAAAGTGACAGTGCAGTTCCTCATGCAAATATGCAGACAAGCCAATGGAGATTAATTTGGGGAGGAAAGGCAATGGAGAAGACTCTTTAAAATGCACCTCTGAATTAGAATTGAGATCCTAAACAACTTCCTAGGAGGAAAAAAGCCCAGCCAAGACCACTTTCTGTAAACTGTCCTCGGCCACCTTTAACTGTAGCTCTTGTCTGCTATTACACATGCCAAGGTCAAATCCTCTCACAGGACAAGGTAATCTCTGGTACCCCTGATACAGGACtaaagaagaaatcacttaggcagatagtaagggtATGGGGATCCTcagtaaagtttttctttttaatgaaaagcagccccaaattattttctaacaaagagcagcctgtaaagttCAGCTGCAGACATAGAGAGGCAAGATGGCTCCAATCAACTGGAAAGTCCATTTGCATAATAATATTCAGCTGGGGCCACCAGCCTTCCCCCGCACTATGTAAACGTCATACCTGATCGAACCAATCTGtcagccctatgtaaatcagacaccacctcctcaaacCTGACTAAAATTTGGCGCATCCACCACCTGCTGGTCCTTTCCACCGGGAGACCCCTTTCTCTATAGAGAAagctgcttctctttctcttctcttctgctcattaaacctctgctcctaaacttgtgtgtgtccgtgtcctaaattttcctggtgcATGACAACGAACCCCAGGGTGTATACCCCAGACAATGTAGCCACTTCACCCCCAGAAGCCAAGGAGGTCAGGTAATGCAATACAGGAGAGCAGAGCTTTACACCTAAGAAGAATCTGCCCATGACTCTTGAAActccacaaagaaaacagaacagcCCCAAAGGAGTGAATGGTGCCTTTGTCCTGAGTTCTTTAAAGGGTTAGAGTCATTAGATGCCTTCTTTATATTCTTCTTGGTACCAAAGATGgtgaggggagaaggaggaatagggtggaagaaaagtaaatgaaagaacaattatttttttaagacagggagCAAACACACAAACCAAGTGCATGTTtggtcatttttttcccttttgcagCTGCAAGGAATTTTAGCCAATTCAGAGATATCTTGTTACTCACTATTTGGAATTCTCATTCGAATTTGACCAAGTCAGGTAGAATTGGCCAAATCTAATGGGAGAAAGACTggaacaaacaacaaaagaaccCCAACAATATGATTACTGAGTCCTCTAATGGTAAGGAGAAACTAAGACCAGCCGACTGTTAATCATAACTTTAGCCAAGAGAAAACTCCAGTTCAGCTGCTTACCTAGGAGTGGGTCTCAGGCTGAAGACTGCTCTCTACCATCCCAGAAGTAGGAAAAAACTCAAACTCACCTTCCCTGTTGGAAGTGAGCTCAAATTCCAGAATGCAGTTATCTGCCTTTCATTgtcatggaagcaggaaaacttgccttccttgttGGAAGCAAGCAAAACTCCAGAAAAGGAGTTGTACAGCGCAATAAACTTTAGATCTCAACCAAATTTTGGGAGATGAGGGATTCTCTGGAGGGAGGGGAGCTCCCAGGCCTCAGCAAATTGTTctattggtttgagccataaagaTAGCTCGAGTTGGTACCAAGTACTGAtaggagatttgtcaaaggtcagggcCACCTCCACTCAGAGTCTCTTTGTGGTCACCAAATGTGTACctcaaatatctgagacaggtctcagtgaatttagaaagtttattttgccaaggttaaggacatgcccatgacacagccttagGAGGTCCTGATGCCATGTGCCCAaggcttggttttatacattttagggagacatgagacatcaatcaatatatgtaagatatgcaatggtttggtccagaaaggtgggacaacttgaagtggggaggcggcttccaggtcatagttagataagagaaaaatggttgcattcttttgagttgctgattagcctttcactgaatacacaatttacatgtgagAGCAGGAAGAGTCACTTATGCTTTAGTCTGACTTTGTGAAACAATagggcaaaggaagcaatcagatatgcatttgtctcatgtgagcagagggatgactttgagttctgccTGTCCTCTGTTTACAAGGAATTTCTTCATGGGCAAATTGTGAGGAAGGtatgtagctttaaaaaaaaaatctttgtagttatcttatttaggaatagaataggaggcaggtttgcccaaTGCacttcccagcttgactttcccTTTGGCTTGGTCATTTGGGGgcgatttattttcctttcatggggtcaatccatcaagaagacataacaactgtaaatatatatatgtatgtacccaacattggagcagctaaatatataaagcaaatatttacagaagaCAAGGGAGAAATTGACAGCAACacggggacttcaacaccccattcTCAACAGTGGACACATCATCCAGAAAGACAGTCAAAAAGGAAACATTGGACTTAGACAAAACTCCGAGTCTTTTCTGAGTTCACCTTGGCTTGCCACAGCAGGCCACATGACAGGCCATGTGGCAGCCCACTGGATCTCACCTCAGCATCAATTAGAATTTcacttcagtttttctttctctttgcattttctcTGTAGTAAATTCCTAACCTCCTGCAGTTTTCTCTAGCTCAATAAATGACAACCCCATTCTTTCATTTGCTCGGGCCAAAAACCTCGGAGGCATGCTTGaagcctcattctctctctcatctcaTCCAAATCCTAATCAAATCCCATCTGCTCTCCCTTCACATCCCTCCTCCGATCTAAACCTTCTGTTGGCCCCCACTATGGCCCCAAGGAAGAGCCTAAATCCTTTCAATGGCTCACAATATCTACTCTGCCCCTCGCTTAATCTGGTTTCTCTGAATCTTCACATTAGCATGGTGGCTCCACAAGAGCTGGGGttagatagcaccattgcactccagcctgggtgacagagcaagaccccgtctgtTTGTTACCTGTTCAGTGTCTGGTTCACAGTAGGTGATCAACAagtgtctgttgaatgaatgatttcaAACTCAGAAcagcaaaaaggaaaagcaaatatttttttgtgacggggtcttgctctgtcacccaggctggagtgcaatggcactatctcagctcactgcagcctccgcctcccggattcaagcaagtctcccacctcagcctcctgggtagctgggatcacaggggcgcaccaccatggccagctaatttttgcatttttagtagagatggggtttcaccatgttggccaggctggtctcaaactcctgacctcaggtgatccacccgcctcggcctcccaaaatgttgggattacaggcatgagccaccgcacccagccaataatttttaataatattacctgtattacatttataatagtgaataaatagaaataccttaaataattattatatggaGAGGTCGTTAAATGACTTATGTCATGtccactacattaaaaaaaaaagctcatgttTAAATTAGTTTGGGAAATGCTATATATTATACTCCCTTTTGGAGATTAGTATTAGCCTGTTAAAAGTTCTTAGAAGTCTTTGAACAGACTTCTAACAGACTTTGGAAAACTTGTaatacatatatagaaaaaaattgaagggaGGTACATCAAGATGTTAATGATGTTTATTTCTGGTTGCTAGAATTATGGAAACTTATTCTTTTCTCcgtatttctcaaattttttttgcaataaatatgtattactaTTATAACCAAAACAGTAATAAggatattcacattttaaaattgcaacTTTTGAAGGAGAAAATGAAGGCAAAGGATAATTCAAGTTGGAAGACAATTTAATTTTAACTGATAGATACTTCCTCATTTTAAGCAGATAGCAAATGCCCCACTCTTTTGGAGTCCAACTGGAGAGACCACACTTGCCCTATTGAATCTTCTAGTTCTTCAGTGGACTGGATCAACTACAAGAATGCTGGGAAAGGAAGATAAAATGGTGAATGCTCTGCACGGAGTTGCTATGTAATTATATCACCTTTTCAAAGATTGGATTTTACACCAGTTTTTCTCTTAATATGAACCAAATAATTCCATACAAACAAAATACTTTGATGAAAAAGCAGAATAAGAATGTGTTTCCAGTACAGTAGGGCTTGGAGGTAGTGGTATAAGTATGGTTaggtagtttttcttctttcgtttttaaagtatctttttaaaaatgaactgatCAAACAATACAGCTCATTGTAGAAAGATCAgaaagtgggccgggcgcagtggctcacacctgtaattccagcactttgggaggccgaggcaggtggatcacgaggtcaggagatcaagaccatcctggctaacacggtgaaaccccgtctctactaaaaatacaaaaaaattagcctggcgtggtggcgggtgcctgtagtcccagctactcgggaggctgaggcaggagaatggcgtgaacccgggaggcagagcttgcagtgagccgagatcgtgccactgcactccaacctgggcgacagagcgagactctgtctcaaaaaaaaaaaaaaaagaaaaaagaaagaccagaAAGTGCAATTagacaggaaaaacaaaagttaacACCACCGCCAATAGTAATAAAACAACCTATTCACTACCACAAGGAGATAACCAATGTCTAATACTTCCGTTAGGTTCTTAGAGGCTTTCCCCCTATACAATtagtttttaataagaaattagaCTAAACTATGTATCTTCTGTTATAATCTGCTTTTTCCACTCAATGATATTTCATGAATATGTTTCTGTGTAATTATCCTTAGTACTCATTGTATGAATGTGCAATACTTTCTTTAGCTAGCCCCagactgatggacatttaagttttcatttcttcactATCGTAAACCATACTAAAAATTCCTTGTACACATATCTTTGTGGACTTGTTAGAGCCTGTCAGTCCTCCTGATTTCCACCTCTGCTTCTGGAATGCTGGGAGATTAGCCAAGCTTCCATGTGCCTCAGGTAATAAGCAGCTAGCTTAAGCCTTCATTACAGCTGCAGCTAATGGTATACACAGGTGAGTATAGAGGAGGaagaatgaggcacagagaggctgtgTGCAATCCTCACTGTGAAATGTCTTAATTAAAAATCAACAAGTATTACTGAGAGTCTACTATGTGCCCAGTAGCAAGTCCCAATTTTTCCTGGGACTTGATGTGTCCTTTATGACCACAGACTccagtcttctttaatttctgc
The Gorilla gorilla gorilla isolate KB3781 chromosome X, NHGRI_mGorGor1-v2.1_pri, whole genome shotgun sequence genome window above contains:
- the LOC101151349 gene encoding non-histone chromosomal protein HMG-14-like; this encodes MPKRKVSSAKGAAKEEPKRRSARLSAKPPAKVEVKPKKAAAKDKSSDKKVQTKGKRRAKGKQAEVANQETKDLPAVNRETKTEESPASDEAGEKEAKSD